The following proteins come from a genomic window of Yinghuangia sp. ASG 101:
- a CDS encoding Bax inhibitor-1/YccA family protein, protein MRSSNPVLSRRGAFGAPQAGPQQAPQYGAPYGQQPSGSGNPFGGNASQFGQQQPYGQPTSADQLNQMYRQQSAGPVQTGRMTIDDVVAKTALTLLTVVVFGALSWALLPAENYGWAFASMLAAFGLGLFITFRRSIHPGLVIGYAALEGIFLGAASHAFENAYSGIVIQAVLGTAAIFVAMLWAYKSGRIRVTARYTRIGIAIAMAFVMLMLVNLVFVAFAGGDGVRGGGMGIVMGIVGIALGAFFLSLDFHEVEQLVAAGAPEREAWRAAFGLTLSLVWIYLELLRLLAIFRD, encoded by the coding sequence ATGAGGAGCAGCAACCCGGTCCTCTCGCGGCGGGGGGCCTTCGGTGCGCCGCAGGCCGGGCCGCAGCAGGCGCCGCAGTACGGCGCGCCCTATGGGCAGCAGCCGTCCGGTTCCGGAAACCCGTTCGGCGGGAACGCCTCGCAGTTCGGGCAGCAGCAGCCCTATGGCCAGCCTACGTCGGCGGACCAGCTCAACCAGATGTACCGGCAGCAGTCGGCGGGCCCGGTCCAGACCGGCCGCATGACCATCGACGACGTCGTCGCGAAAACCGCGCTGACCCTGCTCACCGTCGTCGTCTTCGGAGCGCTCTCGTGGGCGCTGCTGCCCGCGGAGAACTACGGTTGGGCGTTCGCGTCCATGCTCGCGGCGTTCGGGCTCGGGCTCTTCATCACGTTCCGGCGCTCCATCCACCCGGGGCTCGTGATCGGCTACGCGGCGCTGGAAGGCATCTTCCTGGGCGCGGCGAGCCACGCCTTCGAGAACGCGTACAGCGGCATCGTCATCCAGGCGGTCCTGGGCACCGCGGCGATCTTCGTGGCCATGCTGTGGGCCTACAAGTCCGGTCGCATCCGCGTCACCGCCCGCTACACCCGCATCGGCATCGCCATCGCGATGGCCTTCGTGATGCTGATGCTCGTGAACCTCGTGTTCGTCGCCTTCGCCGGCGGTGACGGGGTGCGCGGCGGCGGCATGGGCATCGTGATGGGCATCGTCGGTATCGCGCTCGGCGCGTTCTTCCTGTCCCTCGACTTCCACGAGGTCGAGCAGCTCGTCGCGGCCGGCGCTCCCGAGCGCGAGGCGTGGCGCGCGGCGTTCGGCCTGACGCTGTCGCTGGTGTGGATCTACCTGGAGCTGCTGCGCCTCCTGGCGATCTTCCGCGACTAG
- a CDS encoding SAM-dependent methyltransferase: protein MRHLADPSAKHWPGLAAVPDAAARARVAKRLFLTAVRGLRVRVHLPGGRVVGGGGFGDPVMRIARPDEFYRRIGAHGLIGFGEAWMTGAWDADDPTGVLTVFARRMDTLIPRPLQKLRRWAVAVRPAEEENTPSGARGNISRHYDLSNDLFALFLDETMTYSSALFEPGDTLADAQRRKIDAVLDAAAVGEGTRVLEIGTGWGELALRAAARGAEVVTITLSEEQRVLARGRFREAGVADRVDVRLCDYREVSGRYDAVVSVEMIEAVGERYWPAYFAAIDRALEPDGRACVQAITMADDRMRAARDTWTWMHKYVFPGGLIPSAEAIDDALASHTRLRVVHRRQFGPHYAETLRMWRERFLGRADEVAALGFDATFRRMWEFYLAYCEAGFRSAYLGVSQFTLARRVR, encoded by the coding sequence CTGCGACACCTCGCGGATCCGTCCGCGAAGCACTGGCCCGGGCTCGCCGCCGTCCCCGATGCCGCCGCCCGCGCCCGGGTCGCCAAGCGGCTGTTCCTGACCGCGGTCCGCGGCCTCCGCGTCCGCGTCCATCTCCCCGGCGGGCGGGTGGTCGGCGGCGGTGGTTTCGGCGACCCCGTGATGCGGATCGCGCGGCCGGACGAGTTCTACCGCAGGATCGGCGCGCACGGCCTGATCGGCTTCGGCGAGGCGTGGATGACCGGCGCGTGGGACGCCGACGACCCGACGGGCGTGCTCACGGTCTTCGCCCGGCGCATGGACACCCTCATCCCGCGTCCGCTGCAGAAGCTGCGGCGCTGGGCGGTCGCCGTACGGCCCGCGGAGGAGGAGAACACCCCCTCGGGCGCGCGCGGCAACATCAGCCGCCACTACGACCTCTCCAACGACCTCTTCGCGCTGTTCCTCGACGAGACGATGACGTACTCCTCGGCGCTCTTCGAGCCCGGCGACACCCTCGCCGACGCGCAGCGCCGCAAGATCGACGCCGTCCTCGACGCCGCGGCCGTCGGGGAGGGGACGCGCGTCCTGGAGATCGGCACCGGCTGGGGCGAACTGGCGCTGCGCGCCGCGGCGCGCGGGGCCGAGGTCGTCACGATCACGTTGTCCGAGGAACAGCGCGTGCTGGCCCGCGGCCGCTTCCGCGAGGCCGGAGTCGCGGACCGCGTGGACGTGCGCCTCTGCGACTACCGCGAGGTCTCCGGCAGGTACGACGCCGTGGTCAGCGTCGAGATGATCGAGGCGGTCGGCGAACGCTACTGGCCGGCCTACTTCGCCGCGATCGACCGCGCGCTGGAGCCGGACGGACGGGCGTGTGTGCAGGCCATCACCATGGCCGACGACCGCATGCGCGCGGCCCGCGACACGTGGACGTGGATGCACAAGTACGTGTTCCCGGGCGGCCTCATCCCGTCCGCCGAGGCCATCGACGACGCGCTGGCGTCGCACACGCGCCTGCGCGTCGTCCACCGCCGCCAGTTCGGGCCGCATTACGCCGAGACGCTGCGCATGTGGCGCGAGCGCTTCCTCGGCCGGGCGGACGAGGTCGCGGCGCTCGGCTTCGACGCGACGTTCCGGCGCATGTGGGAGTTCTATCTGGCGTACTGCGAGGCCGGGTTCCGCTCCGCGTACCTGGGTGTATCGCAGTTCACACTCGCCCGCAGGGTCCGCTGA
- a CDS encoding DUF4287 domain-containing protein, with protein MSLPHFSEETHRNLLARVPSVTGRELPDWFKEIDQGPCFSRFEDRVHWLQDEHSIAHGHATAIMREHDRRRMSRGVR; from the coding sequence ATGTCCTTGCCGCACTTCTCCGAAGAGACCCACCGGAACCTGCTCGCGCGGGTTCCGTCCGTAACCGGTCGTGAACTCCCTGATTGGTTCAAGGAGATCGACCAGGGTCCGTGTTTCTCGCGCTTCGAGGACCGGGTCCATTGGTTGCAGGACGAGCACAGCATCGCACACGGCCACGCGACGGCCATTATGCGTGAGCACGACCGGCGCCGCATGTCCCGCGGTGTGCGCTGA